A region of the Campylobacter subantarcticus LMG 24377 genome:
AAGCTTTTATCACAAAAAATATCAAAACTTTCATTGATAAGGTAATTTGAATTTTGAACTTTTGTGCTAAGTTTTTGAATTTTTTCATATAATGGATGTTTTAAAACTTGCTTATTTAAAGCATTATTTTGCATATTTTTCCTTGAAAAACTCCTATTTAGGAGTTTTTGTTTATTGAAGTAAGCCTGCTAGTTTAGTTTGTAACATTACATTTGAATGAGCATTTGCAAATAAAAATGCATTTTCTTTTAGGTAATTTGTATTAAAATCATTGATATTTTGAGCTAAGTCATTATTTTGTAATTTGCTTTCAGCTTCTTTAGTGTTAATGCTAGTTTGCAAAGATGAGTTGATATTAGAATGGATAGCGTTAATTCCAACACCAATATCTGCACGTAAAGAACTTACTTGATCTTGAAAATCACGAATTCCATCTTGATTTTCAAGACTTAAATTTGCTGTACTTGGCTGATTTAAATTGATACTTTCAACTCCAATGCCAACAACAAAATCCATGCTTTGAAATACATTTTTACCATTAAAAGTCGCATTTGAAAATGCACTATTAATTGAACTTACAAGCTTGTTTGCTTCAGTATTTAGTATATTTTTTTGTCTATCATTCAAGGCAGCATTGTTTGAGCGTACTGAAAGCTCATTGAGTTTATCTGCAGTGGTTGAGATATTATTTAGTGTTGAATCAGCAATTTGTAAAATACCCACTGAATCATAAGCATTTAAAATACCTTGATCTATGGTGCTATATTGACTTCTTAGAGAATCAGCTATGGCTAGATTAGATCCATCAGTTCCATTTATAGCACGCATTGCAGCTATGTTTTCTAAAGCCTTTTCTTGGCTTTTTTGAGCTTGGTTTAAGTAGTGATTTTGTTGTGTTATTCCTATATCACCTATTTTCATCTTTGCTCCTTTTAAAGACTTATTTTATTATATCATTTTTTTGTTCTAAAATTTAAGAAAAACAAAATTACTTGTGATAACATGATAATTTTCATCACAACTTCACTTGCACTATGAATTTTTATAAATTCTTGAGTTTTAGTTGCTTCTTCTCCTAGGTTTTGTGCTTCTAAAACATAAGCAGTGAAGTAAAATACAAAAAGCAAACTTAGTGCCAAATTGATCAAAGAAATCATAAATTTTGAAAAATTTATTTTAAAAGTTAAATTTTTATCTTTAAATGAAAAAATTTCCATTAAGATAGACAAAGCACTCACACCTAGTAAAACATAGCCAAATTGCACAAAAATATGTGTCATTAAAAGCCCACTTTGAAAATGGTTTAAAACCCCTTCACCTATAAATTTAGCAGGATAAAATATAGTCGGAGCTAAAAACACACCTATGCTAATTTCAATTCCAATTAAACTTGCTAATAAAAATAAATATATTGATTTCATATTTTCTCCTATAATAAAGATAATTATAGTCTAATTTTTTAAATTCCATGCAACAAAAGCTCTATCAAAACCATTATAATCTTGATAAAAAGTAGCTTTAAAGCCATTTTCTTCTAAAATTTCATTTAAAATTGCTTTTTGATCATATCCAAACTCACATGCTAAAACTTTTGTGTTTTGATTTTTGGCAAAAAGGATAATTTCGTATAAAATTTCCCAGCCTTTATCCCCGCCAAATAAAGCATTATGTGGTTCATTTTGCACCCATTTATCTAAAGGATAATCATTTTTAATGTAAGGAGGATTAGAAAAAATAAAATCAAAATTTCCTTGTATATTTTTAAAATCACAAAGTTGAAAGTTAATCAAATTTGAAACTTTGTGGAAATCTGCATTTTTTTTAGCAAGTTCTAGTGCTTTTGGATTTATATCGCAAGCTTGTATAAAAATTTGTTTCAACTTTACTAGACAAATGCTTAAAATTCCACTTCCAAAACCAATTTCAAGTATATTTTTAAAAGAATGTTGAGTTAAATTTTCTAAGCATTTTTCAAGTAATATTTCACTATCAAAACGTGGTATTAAAACTCCTTTTTCTATAAAAAAATCTAAACCATAAAATTGTGTTTTTTTAAATAAATATTCAAAAGGCTCGCCATTTAAAAATTTATCTACATATTCTAAAAAAACTTTTTCATCAATTTGAAATTCAGGATTTAAAAAAATCCAAGCTCTATCTTTTTGTAAAAACTCACAAAGAATAAAAAGTATATATTCTTTGTAAGTAGAATCTTTTGCATAAGCTTGCTTTAAAGCTTGTTTGATTGAAATCATTGCAAAGCTTTAATCCTATCGTAAATGCAAGGGTGACTTAGATGAAAGAAAGTATA
Encoded here:
- a CDS encoding flagellin, giving the protein MKIGDIGITQQNHYLNQAQKSQEKALENIAAMRAINGTDGSNLAIADSLRSQYSTIDQGILNAYDSVGILQIADSTLNNISTTADKLNELSVRSNNAALNDRQKNILNTEANKLVSSINSAFSNATFNGKNVFQSMDFVVGIGVESINLNQPSTANLSLENQDGIRDFQDQVSSLRADIGVGINAIHSNINSSLQTSINTKEAESKLQNNDLAQNINDFNTNYLKENAFLFANAHSNVMLQTKLAGLLQ
- a CDS encoding DUF4149 domain-containing protein, encoding MKSIYLFLLASLIGIEISIGVFLAPTIFYPAKFIGEGVLNHFQSGLLMTHIFVQFGYVLLGVSALSILMEIFSFKDKNLTFKINFSKFMISLINLALSLLFVFYFTAYVLEAQNLGEEATKTQEFIKIHSASEVVMKIIMLSQVILFFLNFRTKK
- a CDS encoding HemK/PrmC family methyltransferase, whose amino-acid sequence is MSIKQALKQAYAKDSTYKEYILFILCEFLQKDRAWIFLNPEFQIDEKVFLEYVDKFLNGEPFEYLFKKTQFYGLDFFIEKGVLIPRFDSEILLEKCLENLTQHSFKNILEIGFGSGILSICLVKLKQIFIQACDINPKALELAKKNADFHKVSNLINFQLCDFKNIQGNFDFIFSNPPYIKNDYPLDKWVQNEPHNALFGGDKGWEILYEIILFAKNQNTKVLACEFGYDQKAILNEILEENGFKATFYQDYNGFDRAFVAWNLKN